A stretch of the Lolium perenne isolate Kyuss_39 chromosome 3, Kyuss_2.0, whole genome shotgun sequence genome encodes the following:
- the LOC139838122 gene encoding uncharacterized protein: MPAIRGARLTGLLDGTMIAPSQTMTVANPEKEKESLVVSNPQYETWLEKDQQVLSYLLNSLSKEVLMHVLRLEHTAEVWKAIEVMFASQSQSKVTNLRIALANTKKLNSSIPMYFAKMQGFADELAAAGKPLPDDELVSFILAGLGNHYDSIVAALGVIKNSLTVAELYSQIQSYDERQEMLASSTHGGFETSANAAARTRNRGGGGYGGGYRPRNNNSRDERRYDDRQDDHRYDNRRYDDRREDRRQDDRPRNYRGGGRGGRAPAGGSGRGRGRRRSTPWVDVTCQICNREGHPAKDCWYRFQDADDTSDEAYAYGIDTNWYSDTGATHHITGELNNLSVRDAYNGRDKVNAANGQGYSPMHKGVKCLDISSGRVYVSRDVVFDEAVFPFKDLHPNAGALLQNEILLLNQSLCNTEQGGEFIDDSILTNPANSTCTEFLPQQTGGRLQIGETFNENRGHTAAEEIRDTESEDDFLIESASGSSSASASDTENSPGSSGGNASTPVSSASAPDRDVIGRGNLSSASRSSVARERHARELSESSAPTQHNGSPAHGRQGDSAGTRSVSLDSAQTSSNDGVSGSSVQQNTRRSDSRKGPVTRASRGIVQPKEYKDGTVRWILTCVADEPLNVQDALSKTQWKEAMDEEYNALIDNKTWHLVPERRGANIIDCRWVYRIKKRADGSVDRYKARLVAKGFKQRYGIDYEDTFSPVVKIATVRLVLSIAVSRGWSLRQLDVKNAFLHGVLEEEVYMRQPPGYEDKNKPHHVCRLDKALYGLKQAPRAWYSRLSSQLTSLGFVASKSDASLFIYHKSNVTIYMLIYVDDIIVVSSSEDATSALLKDLSKEFALKDLGELHFFLGIEVKKVNDGLVLNQAKYAREVLARVGMQNCRGSPTPMSSSDKITAHEGELLGPEDSTKYRSCLDDRRSTGGFAVFFGPNLISWSAKKQATVSRSSTEAEYKSVANATAEVIWRIIGPLPSKRITPPAVLADFLAKAKVGVGDRGISPRAEIAVTELAAAETVAAARVHSSLESKTVAAVRPRFESWMVGSVAPGP; this comes from the exons ATGCCTGCCATCCGCGGCGCCAGGCTCACAGGTCTCCTTGATGGCACCATGATCGCGCCGTCCCAAACAATGACCGTGGCCAAtccagagaaggagaaagagtcgCTTGTTGTCTCAAATCCGCAGTACGAAACCTGGCTAGAGAAGGATCAACAGGTGCTCAGCTACCTTCTAAATTCTCTTTCCAAagaagttttgatgcatgttcttCGGCTTGAACACACTGCTGAAGTCTGGAAGGCGATAGAAGTTATGTTCGCCTCACAGAGTCAATCGAAGGTCACAAATCTTCGAATTGCACTTGCCAACACAAAGAAACTGAATTCTTCAATCCCGATGTACTTCGCCAAGATGCAAGGATTCGCAGACGAGTTGGCTGCTGCTGGAAAGCCTTTACCTGACGATGAGCTTGTGTCATTTATCCTTGCTGGACTCGGAAATCACTATGATTCTATTGTTGCTGCTCTTGGCGTGATCAAAAATTCATTGACCGTCGCCGAGCTTTACTCCCAGATTCAGTCATATGATGAACGGCAAGAGATGCTTGCCTCATCCACACACGGAGGTTTTGAAACTTCTGCTAATGCCGCTGCGAGAACTAGAAACCGTGGTGGTGGTGGCTATGGTGGTGGCTACCGCCCGCGCAACAACAATAGCCGTGATGAACGACGCTATGATGACAGACAAGATGACCATCGCTATGATAACCGGCGCTATGATGATAGACGCGAAGATCGGCGTCAAGATGACCGTCCTCGCAACTACCGTGGCGGTGGCCGAGGAGGACGTGCACCAGCAGGAGGCAGTGGTCGTGGACGTGGTCGACGCCGCTCTACCCCTTGGGTTGATGTCACCTGCCAGATTTGTAATCGAGAAGGGCATCCAGCCAAAGATTGTTGGTACAGGTTTCAGGATGCTGATGATACTTCTGATGAGGCATATGCATATGGTATTGACACCAATTGGTACTCGGATACTGGAGCTACACACCATATCACGGGCGAGCTGAACAATCTTTCAGTTCGAGATGCTTACAATGGCCGTGACAAGGTGAACGCCGCTAATGGGCAAG GTTATAGTCCTATGCACAAAGGGGTCAAATGTCTCGACATATCCTCGGGGCGTGTCTATGTGTCTCGAGATGTCGTTTTTGACGAGGCTGTTTTTCCTTTCAAAGATCTTCATCCGAATGCTGGCGCTCTACTCCAGAACGAAATTCTTTTGCTAAATCAGTCTCTTTGCAATACTGAACAAGGGGGTGAATTTATTGATGATTCAATATTGACTAATCCTGCTAATTCCACTTGTACTGAGTTTCTTCCACAGCAAACAGGGGGTCGATTGCAAATCGGTGAGACTTTTAATGAAAATAGAGGTCATACAGCAGCAGAAGAAATCAGAGACACAGAAAGCGAGGATGATTTCCTGATTGAATCTGCTTCGGGGTCGTCATCAGCATCAGCTTCGGACACAGAAAACTCGCCTGGATCATCTGGCGGAAACGCGTCGACGCCAGTGTCCTCTGCGTCCGCACCTGACAGAGATGTGATAGGTAGAGGAAATTTGTCCTCAGCTTCGCGATCTTCTGTGGCTAGGGAGAGACATGCACGTGAGTTGAGTGAATCATCAGCACCAACACAACACAATGGATCTCCTGCTCATGGTCGACAGGGTGACAGTGCTGGGACACGGTCAGTTTCATTGGATAGTGCACAGACCAGCAGTAATGATGGAGTTTCAGGTTCCTCCGTGCAGCAAAATACAAGACGATCTGATTCGCGTAAAGGCCCAGTAACACGAGCATCCCGTGGTATTGTCCAACCTAAGGAATATAAAGATGGTACAGTAAGATGGATACTAACATGCGTTGCTGATGAACCACTAAACGTGCAAGATGCTTTATCTAAAACACAGTGGAAGGAAGCTATGGATGAAGAGTACAATGCTCTTATAGATAATAAAACTTGGCATTTAGTTCCTGAGAGACGTGGTGCAAATATCATAGACTGTCGATGGGTTTATAGAATCAAGAAAAGAGCTGATGGTTCTGTTGATAGATATAAAGCAAGATTGGTAGCTAAAGGATTTAAGCAACGTTACGGTATAGACTATGAAGACACTTTTAGTCCAGTTGTTAAAATTGCAACTGTTCGACTTGTATTGTCTATAGCGGTTTCTAGGGGATGGAGCTTGAGGCAGTTggatgtcaagaacgcgttttTGCATGGCGTTCTGGAAGAGGAGGTCTATATGAGACAACCGCCAGGATATGAAGACAAAAATAAACCACATCATGTATGCAGGCTTGACAAGGCGTTATATGGCTTAAAACAGGCTCCTCGGGCATGGTACTCTCGTTTGAGTTCTCAGTTGACAAGCCTTGGTTTTGTAGCTTCAAAGTCTGATGCTTCACTATTTATCTACCACAAGTCAAATGTTACAATATACATGTtgatctatgttgatgatatcatagtTGTTAGCTCCTCTGAAGATGCAACGAGTGCTTTGCTTAAGGATCTTAGCAAGGAGTTTGCTTTAAAGGATCTTGGTGAGCTTCACTTCTTCTTGGGTATTGAGGTTAAGAAGGTGAATGATGGACTTGTCTTAAATCAAGCAAAATATGCCAGAGAGGTTCTTGCTCGTGTGGGCATGCAAAATTGTAGAGGCTCCCCGACTCCAATGTCATCTTCTGACAAGATTACAGCACATGAAGGAGAATTGCTAGGACCTGAAGATAGTACCAAATACAGAA GTTGTTTGGATGATCGTAGATCAACTGGAGGTTTCGCAGTGTTCTTTGGACCTAATCTCATTTCTTGGAGTGCGAAGAAGCAAGCTACTGTTTCTCGGTCGAGCACAGAAGCTGAATATAAGTCtgttgccaatgcaacagctgaaGTGATTTGG AGAATAATTGGGCCGCTACCTTCCAAGCGGATCACGCCGCCGGCCGTTCTAGCCGACTTCCTCGCCAAAGCTAAGGTGGGAGTGGGCGATCGAGGCATCAGTCCGAGGGCTGAGATCGCGGTGACGGAGTTAGCTGCTGCtgagacggtggcggcggccaggGTTCATTCCTCGCTGGAGTCGAAGACGGTGGCGGCGGTGAGGCCACGGTTCGAATCCTGGATGGTGGGATCGGTGGCTCCTGGACCGTAG
- the LOC127343864 gene encoding probable sugar phosphate/phosphate translocator At1g06470: MGDCVVENGHAHPKEADAAVEPAEAAREPQEVGGGQRKQGGIRREPSFSRWCKDPSAASNAPAPAAASPASAASDDESEEFELLLLPSAAAAGPGGAGHHLPMDIEAGVAAGSDELPLSPWLIAKVIFLIASWYTLSTCLTLYNKEMLGKHMWKFPAPFLMNTVHFTMQAVASRVILWFQHRGLEEERNAMSWRDYFLRVVPTALATALDINLSNIALVFISVTFATMCKSAAPIFILLFAFLFRLEKPSFNIIGIMLIVSFGVLLTVARETEFNLWGFIFIMLAAVMSGFRWCMTQILLQKEEYGLKNPFTLMSYVTPVMAVTTAILSIAMDPWHDFRASHFFDSSAHILKSSLLMLLGGSLAFFMVLTEYVLVSVTSAVTVTIAGIVKEAVTILVAVLFFNDPFTWLKGLGLATIIFGVSLFNLYKYHRFKKGHHSKHVDPNFQPSNGASKYVILDDDTEDHDDIG; this comes from the exons ATGGGGGACTGCGTCGTGGAGAACGGCCACGCCCACCCGAAGGAAGCGGACGCGGCCGTCGAGCCCGCGGAGGCCGCCCGCGAGCCGCAGGAGGTGGGTGGCGGGCAGCGGAAGCAAGGCGGGATACGCAGGGAGCCGTCCTTCTCGCGGTGGTGCAAGGACCCCTCCGCAGCGTCCAATgcccccgcccccgccgccgcttcgccagcCTCCGCGGCGAGCGACGATGAGTCGGAGGAGTTCGAGCTGCTGCTCCTGCCATCCGCGGCCGCCGCTGGCCCGGGCGGTGCCGGCCACCACTTGCCGATGGATATCGAGGCGGGCGTGGCGGCGGGATCTGACGAGCTCCCGCTCTCGCCGTGGCTGATCGCGAAGGTTATATTCCTGATAGCGAGCTGGTACACGCTGAGTACCTGCTTGACGCT GTACAACAAGGAGATGCTTGGGAAGCACATGTGGAAGTTCCCTGCACCGTTCCTCATGAACACGGTGCATTTCACGATGCAGGCCGTGGCGTCCAGGGTGATCCTCTGGTTCCAGCACCGGGGCCTCGAGGAAGAGCGCAATGCAATGTCATGGAGAGATTACTTTCTGCGAG TTGTCCCAACAGCTTTGGCTACTGCTCTTGATATTAATTTGAGCAACATTGCACTTGTTTTCATTTCCGTGACATTTGCTACAATG TGTAAATCTGCTGCTCCAATTTTCATTCTTCTCTTTGCTTTTCTATTCAG GCTAGAGAAGCCGAGCTTTAACATTATTGGAATCATGCTAATTGTTTCCTTCGGAGTTCTACTGACAG TTGCTAGAGAGACAGAATTTAATCTTTGGGGATTTATATTTATTATGCTTGCTGCTGTTATGTCTGGTTTCCGCTGGTGCATGACACAGATTCTCCTCCAG AAAGAGGAATATG GATTAAAGAATCCCTTTACCTTAATGAGTTATGTTACCCCGGTGATGGCAGTAACAACTGCAATTCTCTCCATTGCGATGGATCCATGGCATGACTTCAGGGCAAGTCATTTCTTTGATAGCTCGGCTCACATACTAAAAAGCAGCTTATTGATGCTTCTAGGTGGTTCTTTGGCCTTCTTCATG GTTTTGACAGAATATGTTCTGGTTTCTGTAACAAGTGCTGTAACAGTGACCATAGCTGGGATTGTTAAGGAAGCTGTCACAATTTTG GTTGCTGTGCTTTTCTTCAATGATCCATTCACCTGGTTGAAGGGACTTGGGCTGGCAACAATAATATTTGGTGTCAGTCTGTTCAATCTGTACAA GTATCATAGGTTCAAGAAAGGTCATCACAGTAAACATGTTGACCCTAATTTCCAGCCATCAAATGGTGCCTCGAAATATGTTATTCTTGATGATGATACGGAAGATCATGATGATATAGGCTGA